In the Aquimarina spinulae genome, ACTTATCATGATTCCTATTCGAAAAATGGAAGAATGGACGGCCAAGTACAAATCCTGGAGGAATTTTGTGTTTGAAAGCTATCATAACCGATTAAATGAACTTCTTATTACTTTAGATAGTATAGCTTTTGATAGAATGGATGAACGCCTGGTGAATTACCTGAAGGAAAAAGCTCGAGTTAATAACGAATATATTATTCGTAATACACATCAGGAAATTGCACAAGAGTTACATAGTTCTAGAGTAGTGATATCTCGCTTATTAAAAAAACTCGAACAAATAGATAAAATAGAATTACATAGGAATTATATCAAAATTCTTGATTTATAAAAGCTCTGTAACCAATGTTACTGATTATAGATT is a window encoding:
- a CDS encoding Crp/Fnr family transcriptional regulator; its protein translation is MIQELKNSYGRQFENALINDILQVGTFREVPAGYKLIEIGDYIKGMPLLVSGAIKVFREDKEGDELLLYYLEQGDTCSMTMTCCIGQTRSEIRAIAEVDTKLIMIPIRKMEEWTAKYKSWRNFVFESYHNRLNELLITLDSIAFDRMDERLVNYLKEKARVNNEYIIRNTHQEIAQELHSSRVVISRLLKKLEQIDKIELHRNYIKILDL